From a single Apium graveolens cultivar Ventura chromosome 2, ASM990537v1, whole genome shotgun sequence genomic region:
- the LOC141706953 gene encoding receptor-like protein kinase 7: protein MHVYKIYTSSTPKSKPFNLHIQKIISQAFNMSPAAYSTLRLNSLLILPLFCCLLFVANSDDLDQLIVIKTAFQASKTDVFSSWQRDNLITSFSGITCNEAGLVTEIELSHQHLTGIVPFYSICQLTSLEKLSLGANSLSGPVTPDLNKCTNLLYLDLGNNYFSGSVPDISSLTNLLVLHLNYSGISGTFPWTSLQKMTNLTVLSLGDNSLDRSVFPEEVTELKELTWLYLSNCSLEGRISRGIGSLTKLENLELADNYISGEIPVEISNLVNLWQLELYNNELNGTFPPGFGNLTKLRNFDAMGNFLEGDLSELRFLDQLVSLQIHDNQFSGQVPEEFGEFKHFVNISLYGNKLTGSLPQKLGSWSDFEFIDVSENFLTGPIPPDMCKNGKMSELLILQNNFTGEIPENYAHCQTLRRFRVSDNSLSGRVPSGIWGLPNINIIDVAVNNLEGPISSEIGKASSLTELYLGNNHFSGELPLELLEASSLVSVDLSNNQFSGQIPRNIGKLNQLMMLHLEVNDFTGTIPDSMESCESLSELNMARNSISGKIPSYLGSIRALNSLNLSYNQIAGKIPQTLSYSRISLLDLSHNKLTGRIPKSLSVAAYNGSFTGNDGLCSENIKFFQRCSTSLSRETQILIAIFAVTLLALIISLACYFYLKKRRDHKIQDGSPKKGSWNLKSFSVLSFREDQIVDSIKQENVIGKGGSGNVYRVELPNGTRLAVKHIWNTDISAAKKIQSSSTMLQKGGQKTSSEYDSEVKMLSSIRHVNVVKLYCSITSEDSSLLVYEYMPNGSLWDQLHSNAGKGTLDWDKRYKIAVGAAKGLAHLHHGCQRPVIHRDVKSSNILLDEFLRPRIADFGLAKVMQTSSSYSTHVIAGTFGYIAPEYGYTYKINEKSDVYSFGVVLMELVTGKRPLEPEYGTSKDIVSWVCSKITEKDGILSIIDSRISQDCREEAVKILKIAILCTSRLPALRPTMRNVVQMLEDAEPCRLIGVLEFNISASKKENLVA, encoded by the exons ATGCATGTCTACAAAATTTATACTAGTAGTACTCCAAAGTCCAAACCATTCAATTTACACATTCAAAAAATAATCAGCCAAGCCTTCAACATGTCTCCGGCAGCCTATTCCACACTCCGTCTAAACAGCCTTCTTATCCTGCCTCTCTTCTGCTGCCTTCTCTTCGTCGCAAACTCTGACGACCTTGATCAACTTATTGTCATCAAAACTGCCTTCCAAGCCTCAAAAACAGATGTTTTCAGTTCATGGCAACGCGACAATTTGATTACAAGTTTTAGTGGGATTACATGCAACGAGGCAGGGCTCGTTACAGAAATCGAGCTTTCTCATCAACATTTAACTGGAATTGTTCCTTTTTACTCGATATGCCAGCTGACATCTCTGGAAAAACTCTCCCTAGGAGCCAATTCATTATCTGGTCCAGTGACACCTGATCTAAATAAATGTACTAATCTCCTGTATTTAGACTTGGGAAATAATTATTTCTCAGGTTCTGTGCCTGACATATCTTCTCTTACAAATCTGCTTGTGCTGCATCTGAATTATAGTGGCATTTCGGGTACTTTCCCATGGACTTCACTTCAAAAGATGACTAACTTAACTGTGTTAAGCCTGGGAGATAATTCGCTTGATCGAAGTGTTTTTCCTGAGGAAGTCACAGAGCTTAAGGAGTTGACTTGGCTATACTTGTCGAATTGCAGTCTAGAAGGGAGAATTTCACGTGGAATCGGAAGCCTAACAAAGCTCGAAAATCTTGAGCTAGCTGACAACTACATATCAGGGGAGATTCCAGTAGAGATCTCGAATCTTGTGAATTTATGGCAGCTTGAGCTGTACAACAATGAATTGAATGGCACATTTCCTCCTGGATTTGGAAACCTAACAAAATTACGCAATTTTGATGCTATGGGGAACTTTCTTGAAGGTGATCTCTCTGAACTCAGATTTTTGGATCAACTGGTGAGTTTACAGATACATGATAACCAGTTTTCTGGTCAAGTTCCAGAGGAGTTTGGTGAATTCAAGCATTTTGTAAACATCTCATTATACGGAAACAAGCTGACAGGATCACTTCCACAAAAGCTTGGTTCCTGGTCAGATTTCGAGTTTATTGATGTATCAGAGAATTTCCTCACTGGTCCAATACCTCCTGATATGTGCAAAAATGGGAAGATGTCTGAGCTGCTAATACTTCAAAACAATTTCACTGGAGAAATACCAGAAAATTATGCACATTGTCAAACGCTTAGGCGTTTTCGTGTAAGTGACAATTCTTTATCTGGTAGAGTGCCTAGTGGAATATGGGGTTTGccaaatattaatattattgatGTTGCAGTAAATAATTTGGAAGGTCCAATTAGTTCAGAAATTGGAAAAGCAAGCTCGTTAACTGAACTTTATTTAGGTAATAATCATTTTTCTGGTGAATTACCTCTGGAGTTATTGGAAGCTTCATCATTAGTTTCTGTTGATTTGAGCAACAATCAATTCTCTGGCCAAATTCCAAGGAATATTGGCAAACTGAATCAGCTAATGATGCTTCATTTGGAAGTGAACGATTTTACAGGCACTATACCTGATTCAATGGAATCTTGTGAATCTCTCAGTGAGTTAAACATGGCTCGCAATTCAATTTCTGGTAAAATCCCGAGCTATCTTGGGTCGATAAGGGCACTGAATTCATTGAATTTATCTTACAATCAGATAGCTGGAAAAATTCCCCAGACTCTGTCATATTCAAGAATAAGCCTACTTGATTTATCACACAACAAGCTCACCGGACGTATACCAAAGTCTCTTTCTGTTGCAGCCTATAATGGTAGTTTTACTGGAAACGACGGTCTCTGCAGTGAAAATATTAAGTTCTTTCAAAGGTGTTCAACTAGTTTGTCCCGAGAGACTCAAATCTTAATTGCTATCTTTGCTGTCACTTTACTTGCCCTTATTATATCACTAGCATGTTACTTCTACCTCAAGAAGAGACGTGATCATAAAATTCAGGATGGTTCCCCAAAGAAGGGCTCATGGAACTTGAAATCATTCAGTGTCTTGAGTTTCAGAGAAGATCAAATAGTTGATTCAATAAAGCAGGAGAATGTGATAGGCAAAGGCGGATCAGGAAACGTCTACAGAGTTGAGCTTCCTAATGGCACAAGATTGGCAGTAAAACACATTTGGAATACGGATATAAGTGCAGCAAAAAAGATTCAAAGTAGCTCAACAATGTTGCAAAAGGGTGGTCAGAAAACCTCTTCTGAATATGACTCAGAGGTAAAAATGTTGAGCTCAATACGACATGTTAATGTTGTAAAACTGTATTGCAGCATTACAAGTGAGGACTCGAGTTTGTTGGTATATGAATACATGCCTAATGGGAGTCTATGGGATCAGTTACACAGCAATGCCGGGAAAGGAACTCTTGATTGGGACAAAAGGTATAAAATAGCTGTTGGCGCTGCAAAAGGTTTAGCGCATCTTCATCATGGCTGTCAGAGGCCAGTTATTCATCGCGATGTCAAGTCTAGCAACATTTTGTTAGACGAGTTTTTAAGACCTCGAATTGCAGATTTTGGGTTAGCAAAAGTGATGCAGACTAGTTCAAGTTATTCTACTCATGTCATTGCAGGAACATTCGGATACATAGCTCCTG AATATGGATATACATATAAAATAAATGAGAAAAGCGATGTTTATAGTTTTGGGGTGGTTTTGATGGAGCTAGTGACCGGGAAAAGGCCACTAGAACCAGAATACGGAACGAGCAAGGACATAGTGAGCTGGGTGTGCAGCAAGATCACGGAAAAAGATGGCATTTTAAGCATAATCGACTCGAGGATTAGCCAAGATTGTAGAGAAGAAGCAGTGAAGATTTTAAAGATTGCGATTTTGTGCACGTCGAGGCTGCCAGCGTTACGACCAACAATGAGAAATGTCGTTCAAATGCTAGAAGATGCAGAGCCATGCAGATTGATTGGTGTGCTTGAATTTAACATTAGTGCTAGCAAGAAAGAAAATTTAGTAGCATAG
- the LOC141706951 gene encoding uncharacterized protein LOC141706951, with product MAAREQALSLLAAANNHGDLAVKLSSLKQAKVILVSIEPGLAADLFPFLVELFSSPESLVRKAVIEITEEIGLKAKEHFSILMPTLLTALGDNDSTVATKSITAGANIFGSVLYELSLQLYRRGIVERWLEELWLWMIKFRDAVFGVLLEAGPIAKKLLAIKFLETYVLYFTSDTDDPGKCNLEAVLQKGRPFNVSWLFGGQPAIDVAALMSESNRYIGVMMDLLRSAGGGRPGSMTIAIVNCLAAIARKRPLHGRSILSALLDFDPNFDTAKGAHTPSIQYSLRTAFLGFLRCNHPAFLESRERLLKALRAMNAGDAADQVMRQVEKMLKYNERATRDARLVKDEQPTNHLPSSGDVTRKRHSNTEFQVNNFDVATKRARYDVNTVPPSLVQRSDSGHSLSVNNGGSPIVPSLNSDLNPVEQMIGMIGALIAEGDRGAESLKILISNIHPEILADIVITNMKHLPKSPPPLTRLGSLSATRQNGSSSGTFQISQIDTSVPKTQQAHMLFPSPNTNNSSLSEVSAPINSASESKRDPRRDPRRLDPRRAAVPMGVSSTPLLDNNTSITTGGFTELEHEASRSLNKPDTHSVLISTKKHSAPFVPEIETDLFRAETDIFRTKASTVSLADDRAPKEEAMEVEEAKEAVHDVRDNVSSENPPSPINDVKRHSMAVENSEMIITDDPYSFLDEADELSPSVSNTPVLEEVYPDLPLLPSYVELAEEQKRNIKKLAFESIIESYKHLNGTDYNQTWMSLVARLVAQIDADEDVVMMLLKHIVSDYQHQKGHELVMHVLYHLNTLMLSDSAEHSSFASVAYEKFLLGVARSLLDTLPTSDKSFSRLLGEVPYLPDTALKLLNDVCCSDHGLRKDVRDGDRVTQGLGAVWGLIVGRPANRQSCLDIALKCAVHSQDDIRAKAIRLVTNKLYVINYISEDIEKFATNMLLSTMDRNTSDNMLSQSGDTVQRTERELGSHETSTSGSQLSEPGTAENESAKEDLQSDTLVSFSQAQQHISLFFALCTKKPALLQVVFDNYSRAPKAVKQAVHRHIPIFVRALGSSYSELLHIISNPPQGSENLLTQVLNVLSEGTVPSADLVATVRRLYETKLKDAAILIPLLPSFAKNEVLPIFPRLVDLPLDKFQTALANILQGTAQTGPALTPAEVLVAIHDINPERDGLVLKKITDACSACFEQRTVFTQQVLAKALNQMVDQTPLPMLFMRTVIQAIDAFPTLVDFVMEILLKLVSKQVWRMPKLWAGFLKCVSQTQPHSFYVLLQLPPPQLEGALKKFASLRAPLAAYASQPSVKTSLPRATVALLGLANERSMQQPHRQPSLHSSEQSSSIHGATPT from the exons ATGGCGGCTCGAGAGCAAGCTCTCTCGCTCCTCGCCGCTGCGAACAACCACGGAGATTTAGCAGTGAAGCTCTCGTCGTTAAAACAAGCTAAAGTTATTTTGGTCTCAATTGAACCCGGTTTAGCTGCTGACTTGTTTCCTTTTCTCGTTGAACTTTTCTCCTCTCCTGAATCTCTCGTTCGTAAAGCGGTTATCGA GATTACTGAAGAGATTGGATTGAAAGCTAAGGAACATTTTTCTATACTTATGCCAACATTATTGACAGCATTGGGAGATAATGACTCCACCGTGGCAACAAAATCTATCACTGCTGGTGCAAATATATTTGGCAGTGTGTTATATGAGTTATCATTGCAG tTGTACCGGCGTGGTATAGTTGAGAGGTGGCTTGAAGAGCTCTGGTTGTGGATGATTAAATTCAGGGATGCTGTGTTTGGTGTTCTGCTGGAG GCTGGTCCTATTGCAAAGAAGCTGCTGgcaattaaatttttagaaacaTACGTCCTTTATTTTACTTCTGACACAGATGATCCTGGAAAATGTAATCTTGAAG CTGTCCTACAAAAGGGCAGACCTTTTAATGTTTCGTGGCTGTTCGGGGGTCAGCCTGCTATAGACGTTGCCGCCTTAATGTCAGAATCTAATAGATATATTGGTGTTATGATGGACCTTTTGAGATCTGCTGGTGGTGGCCGTCCAGGTTCCATGACAATTGCTATTGTTAATTG TCTTGCAGCTATAGCAAGGAAAAGACCACTCCATGGTAGATCAATCCTTTCTGCATTGCTTGATTTTGATCCAAATTTTGATACAGCAAAAGGAGCCCATACCCCTAGTATTCAGTATTCTTTGAGAACCGCTTTTTTAGGATTTCTGAGGTGTAACCATCCCGCCTTTTTAGAG TCTAGAGAAAGGCTGCTTAAAGCACTCCGGGCAATGAATGCTGGGGATGCGGCAGATCAGGTCATGCGACAAGTGGAGAAAATGTTAAAATATAATGAGCGTGCTACACGCGATGCTCGGTTGGTGAAG GATGAGCAACCAACAAATCATTTGCCTTCTTCCGGAGATGTAACAAGAAAACGGCACTCTAACACTGAATTTCAGGTCAACAACTTTGATGTAGCTACCAAAAGGGCTCGTTATGATGTTAATACTGTTCCACCCTCACTAGTACAGAGAAGTGATTCTGGGCACAGTCTCTCTGTTAATAATGGAGGATCCCCTATCGTTCCTTCATTGAATAGTGATTTAAACCCTGTTGAACAAATGATTGGCATGATTGGTGCTTTAATTGCAGAAGGAGATAGAGGTGCTGAATCACTAAAAATTCTAATATCTAATATCCATCCTGAAATACTGGCTGATATTGTCATAACAAATATGAAGCATTTGCCCAAAAGTCCTCCCCCATTAACCAGACTAGGTAGCTTGTCAGCAACTCGACAAAATGGTTCTTCGAGTGGTACATTTCAAATTTCACAGATTGACACTTCAGTTCCGAAAACTCAGCAGGCACACATGCTTTTTCCTTCACCAAATACAAACAACTCATCATTGTCTGAGGTATCTGCCCCAATTAATTCCGCCTCAGAATCAAAACGTGATCCACGGAGG GACCCTCGTCGTCTTGATCCAAGGCGTGCGGCAGTACCGATGGGTGTTTCATCAACTCCTCTTCTTGATAATAATACAAGTATAACTACTGGTGGGTTTACAGAACTGGAGCATGAGGCTTCTAGATCTCTTAACAAGCCAGATACGCATTCCGTATTAATAAGTACTAAAAAACATTCAGCACCTTTTGTACCTGAAATCGAGACTGATCTATTCAGGGCTGAGACTGACATTTTCAGGACAAAAGCATCTACTGTTTCTTTAGCCGATGATAGAGCTCCCAAAGAGGAAGCTATGGAAGTTGAAGAAGCCAAAGAAGCTGTCCATGATGTTAGGGACAATGTTTCTTCAGAGAATCCACCTTCTCCTATTAATGATGTTAAGCGGCACTCTATGGCAGTAGAAAATTCGGAGATGATAATCACAGATGATCCTTATTCTTTTCTCGATGAAGCTGATGAACTGTCACCATCTGTTTCAAACACGCCCGTCTTGGAAGAAGTATATCCTGACTTGCCCTTGCTTCCATCATATGTTGAGTTGGCAGAAGAACAGAAAAGAAATATTAAGAAACTGGCATTTGAGTCTATCATTGAATCGTACAAACATTTGAATGGAACAGACTACAATCAGACATGGATGTCTCTAGTTGCTCGATTGGTTGCTCAG ATTGATGCGGATGAGGACGTGGTTATGATGTTGCTAAAGCACATTGTGTCAGACTACCAACATCAGAAG GGACATGAGCTTGTGATGCATGTTTTGTACCATTTGAATACTTTAATGCTATCAGATTCTGCTGAACACTCTTCTTTTGCATCTGTTGCTTATGAAAAGTTTCTCCTAGGAGTG GCTAGATCTTTGCTTGACACATTACCAACAAGTGATAAGTCTTTTAGTCGACTTCTTGGCGAAGTTCCTTATTTGCCTGATACTGCATTGAAACTTCTGAATGATGTCTGCTGTTCTGATCACGGATTGAGAAAAGATGTTCGTGACGGCGATCGCGTCACGCAGGGTCTTGGTGCAGTATGGGGCCTGATTGTGGGGCGTCCAGCCAATCGGCAATCCTGCTTGGATATAGCTCTCAAG TGTGCAGTTCATTCACAAGATGATATTCGTGCCAAAGCTATTAGACTG GTGACAAACAAACTGTATGTGATCAATTACATTTCAGAAGATATTGAGAAATTCGCAACAAATATGTTGTTATCAACCATGGATAGAAATACGTCAGATAACATGCTTTCACAGTCAGGAGACACTGTGCAGAGGACAGAAAGAGAG CTTGGAAGCCATGAAACTTCAACAAGTGGTTCTCAACTATCGGAGCCAGGAACTGCTGAAAATGAATCTGCAAAGGAGGATTTGCAAAGTGATACATTAGTGTCATTTTCTCAAGCTCAGCAACACATTTCTCTATTTTTTGCTTTATGTACAAAG AAGCCTGCTCTTCTACAAGTCGTATTTGATAACTATTCGCGTGCTCCAAAAGCTGTTAAGCAG GCTGTTCATCGTCATATTCCTATTTTTGTAAGGGCCCTGGGTTCATCATATTCTGAATTGCTCCATATCATATCTAATCCCCCTCAAGGGAGTGAAAATCTTCTGACCCAG GTGTTGAATGTATTGTCAGAAGGCACAGTACCATCGGCTGATTTGGTTGCAACTGTTAGACGTTTGTATGAAACTAAACTTAAG GATGCCGCAATTCTTATTCCACTGTTGCCTTCCTTTGCCAAAAATGAG GTTTTACCAATATTTCCTCGTCTGGTCGATCTCCCACTGGATAAATTTCAGACAGCACTTGCTAACATACTACAG GGCACAGCTCAGACCGGCCCTGCACTGACACCAGCAGAGGTGTTGGTTGCAATTCATGACATTAATCCTGAGAGAGATGGCCTTGTTCTGAAAAAG ATAACAGATGCATGCTCAGCTTGTTTTGAGCAACGAACAGTTTTTACGCAGCAGGTCCTGGCAAAGGCTTTGAACCAAATG GTGGATCAAACTCCTCTGCCTATGCTTTTTATGAGGACAGTAATCCAAGCTATTGATGCTTTTCCCACTTTG GTTGATTTTGTCATGGAAATACTTTTGAAACTTGTAAGCAAACAG GTCTGGAGAATGCCTAAATTATGGGCTGGGTTTCTGAAATGTGTTTCTCAGACACAACCGCATTCGTTCTATGTTCTGTTACAG TTGCCACCACCGCAACTTGAAGGCGCTCTTAAAAAATTTGCCAGCCTGAGAGCTCCTCTTGCTGCTTATGCAAGCCAACCAAGCGTTAAAACTTCACTACCTAG AGCAACTGTTGCATTACTTGGTCTTGCAAATGAAAGAAGCATGCAGCAACCACACCGCCAACCATCTTTGCATTCGTCTGAACAAAGCTCCTCAATTCATGGTGCAACGCCAACATGA